From the Mycobacterium sp. 155 genome, the window TCACCGCGCCGGACACCGTCCCGATGGTCCTCGACTTCGGCGGGGGCGTACTGGGGGCGTTGCAACGCCACGCCGACCCCAATGCCGTCAACGTGTTGCTGTCGCATCTGCATGCCGATCACTGCCTCGACCTGCCCGGACTCTTTGTCTGGCGGCGCTACCACCCGACGCCGGCCACCGAGCGCGGCATCATGTACGGGCCCGCCAACACCTGGGCGCGGCTGGGTGCGGCGTCGTCGCCCGAGGGTGGCGAGATCGATGACTTCACCGATATCTTCGACGTCCGCAACTGGGTGGACGGCGAATCTGTCGAGCTGGGTGCAGTGACTATCACGCCACGGTTGGTATGCCATCCCACCGAGTCGTATGGCATGCGGTTCACCGACCCGTTCGGTGCGACGCTGGTGTACAGCGGGGATACCGGCTTCTGCGACGCGCTTGTGGATCTGGCGCGCGGTGCCGACGTGTTCCTGTGCGAGGCATCGTGGACCGATGATCCGTCCCGGCCGCCGCGGCTGCATCTGTCGGGCGCCGAGGCCGGTCGCGCTGCTGCCGCGGCCGGCGTGGGCGAGTTGCTGCTGACCCACATTCCGCCGTGGACCTCGCGCGAGGACGTGATCAGCGAGGCCAAGGCCGAGTTCGACGGTCCGGTGCACGCCGTGGTGTGCGGCGAGGTATTCGACATCACCCGATAGGGTTGGCGGGTGTCCAGACGAGAAGATGGCCGCCTCGACGATGAACTGCGGCCGGTAGTTATCACCCGCGGCTTCACCAATCACCCGGCAGGCTCGGTACTGGTGGAATTCGGCCAGACCCGTGTCATGTGCACCGCGTCGGTGACCGAAGGCGTGCCGCGCTGGCGCAAGGGGACCGGGCAGGGCTGGCTGACCGCCGAATACGCGATGCTGCCGGCCGCCACCCACGACCGGTCGGATCGAGAGTCGGTCAAGGGTCGCATCGGCGGTCGCACGCAGGAGATCAGCAGGCTCGTGGGCCGCTCGCTGCGGGCGTGCATCGACCTGGGGGCGTTGGGGGAGAACACCATTGCCATCGACTGCGATGTGCTGCAGGCCGATGGCGGCACCCGCACCGCAGCCATCACCGGGGCCTACGTCGCGCTGGCCGATGCGGTGACCTACCTGGCCGCTGCGGGACGGCTCTCAGATCCGCGGCCGCTGTCGTGTGCCATCGCGGCGGTGTCGGTCGGCGTGGTCGACGGCCGCGTGCGGGTCGATCTGCCCTATATCGAGGATTCCCGTGCCGAGGTGGACATGAACGTCGTAGCCACGGACACCGGAACGCTCGTCGAGGTCCAGGGCACCGGCGAAGGTGCGACCTTCCCGCGGTCGACGCTGGACAAGCTGTTGGACGCCGCGCTCGGCGCATGCGAGCAGCTGTTCGTGATCCAGCGGGAGGTACTGGAGTTGCCGTACCCCGGTGTGCTGCCGGAAGGCCCGGCCCCGAAGAAAGCCTTCGGAAGCTGAGCTTGAATGCCTGAGCTGCTGGTCGCGAGCCGCAACCCGAAGAAGCTCGCCGAGCTTCGGCGCGTGTTGGATGCCGCCGGAGTGTCGGGACTTTCGCTGCTGTCCCTGGCCGACGTGGCGCCTTTCGACGAGGCACCCGAGACCGGCGCGACGTTCGAGGACAACGCGCTCGCCAAGGCCACCGACGGGTTCCGGGCAACCGGTCTGGCCTGTGTGGCCGACGATTCCGGGATCGCCGTCGCGGCCTTGAACGGCATGCCCGGTGTGCTGTCGGCGCGGTGGTCGGGGTTGCACGGCGACGACGCCGCCAACACCGCACTGCTGCTGGGGCAATTGGCGGATGTCCCTGACGAACGGCGGGGCGCGGCTTTCGTCTCGGCCTGTGCCCTGGTGTCTGCCTCCGGTTCGACGGTGGTGCGCGGCGAGTGGCCCGGGACGGTCACCCGCGAACCCCGCGGCGACGGCGGCTTCGGCTATGACCCGGTGTTCCTACCCGATGGGTCAACCCTGACGGCAGCCGAGCTGACCCCCGCTGAGAAGGATGCCGTGTCGCACCGCGGCCGGGCGCTCGCGTTATTGGTACCGGCGTTGCGGGAGTTGGCCGGCGAGTAGCTTGGCGACGGCGAGCGTCCACTTTGTCACGCCAGCGTGGCTCTCGGCTTCGAACGCCACTCCAGCGTGACATTGGTGCCGCGTTCGGGCGCGGGTGCTGCGAGCCAGTCGCACGGTGTCTGTCTCAGAGGCTGAAGCGCTCTTTGATGGCGATGGTGTTGAAGTGCTCGACAATGATGCCCAGCAGCGGGATGGTGCCGGCGAGCAGAGTGCCAATGGTCTTGCCGAGAGGCCAGCGGATCTTGACCGCGAGGTTCGCGGTGAACAGCAGGTAGACGAAGTACACCCAGCCGTGAACGATGCCGATCCAACTGGGCGGGTTGTCCACCTGGACGATGTACTTGAGCACCATCTCGTAGCAGAGTGCGATCAACCACAGACCCGTGGCCCAGGCCATCACGCGGTAGCCCAGCAGCGCTTTACGGATAGTGTCCTTGGGCGTGGTGACTTCGGTGTCCGGTTCGGGTGCCGTCATCTGTCGGTCCTGTCTTTCTTCTCGGCATCGCGCTTGGCCAGTTCAGCGAGGTAGCGGTTGTACTCGCTCATCACCTGATCGTCGTCTTGTGTTGCAGGCCTTGGCCTTTCGGGTAGTAGCCCGGCAGGGATCTCGGTCTGCTTTGCCACCGGTTGTGGTGGAGTGTCCTCGTAACGGACGAACTTGTAATACGCATAGAAGCAGAAGGCGGCGAACATCGGCCACTGCAGGGCGTAGCCCAGGTTCTGGAAGCTACCCGAGACCGATTCATACCGCGTCCACTGCCACCAGGCCAGCCCCATACAGCCAGCCGCGCCCAGGCAGACCAACGCGATGAGCGCCGGCCTCCTACGCCTTGTAGTGGACATTAGTCCACGGTACCGCGCGGTCCTGGATCAGCTCGCATCCGTCAGACCTTCGGGCTGGCGGACGGCATGTCCGTCCTTTTCGGGGGCGTTGATGTCAACGTAGCGAGTGACACCGACAGATTGAGCAGCACGACGGGGCGCTAGGCTGATGCGCAAACGCGCGAGTGTCGGAACTGGCAGACGAGATGGATTTAGGTTCCATTGCCTTAGGGCGTGGGGGTTCGAGTCCCCCCTCGCGCACTGTTAGGTCCCTTTGGGCCTCCACGGGAGCCGCGTTCGACTTCACCGCGTTGAGAATGGCGACGACGTTGTCGACGTCGCCTGTTCAGGTCATCGAGCGTTGGCGGCTTGGCGCGGAGCCTGGGTATGTTCAAGGGCGGTGACCAGGTCGAGTCGGTCTCAAACAGTCTCTGGGTCAAGGACTTCTGCAGAGAACCGTGTGCCCCCGCAGATCTTGGCTGGAGAATTCCAGGTTGCTCGACATACTGCGCAAGTCACTGACCACCCCAGATGATTGGACCGAACCGGACTGTCTACCAGTCGACTCCGACGAATCACGGGGGATTGCTGCATCTGGGAAGATGGATGTGCCTGGTAAGACTCATGTCAGGAGGAGACCAATGATCGAATTACTGCCCGACCTGCCAGACGGGGTGTTCGGGGTTCGGGTGTCGGGTCATGTCAGCGGCGATGAGATGCGGCAGTTCCGACCGGCTATGGACGACCTGTCGAAGAATAGTGAGATCCGGATCGTCGAGGTCATCGATTCGGACTATGCGGGCTTTGGGCCCGGCGGACTGATCGAGGATCTCAAACTCGGACTCGGGCTGGTGGCCCACCATCACTCGGCGTTCAAACGGATTGCCGTTGTGTCGGACAAGGATTGGGTGGCCCACGCCATGCATGCGTTCGCCTGGATGGTTCCCGGCGAGCTCCGAGTCTTTGGCCTTGATGAGCTCGACGCGGCCAAGGAATGGGCGGCGGGCTGAGCCTGCGGCTAGTGCCGTCACGTCGACGACGCCCTGCTACCCGACGAACCATTCTGCTGGGACGGAATCGCCGGCGAGGCTTGCCGAGGTGGCACCGAGATCATCTGTGCCCAACCACAATCCGTATCGAGCACCGAGTTGACCTGTGCTCACAGCATCTTGCTCGTGGTTCTTCAGGTGGCTGCCAGTTCGTCCGATAGCCCGTCGGCCCCGAACCCCGCGGTGTGCGCAGCGGCGGTGCGGGCGGCAACCTGCTCGGCGAGTTGACGCTCGATGAGCTTGCGGTGCCGGGTGAACAACCGCGGATTGTCCATGGCGAACACGGCCGTCGCGACGCCGTCGCGTTCGTAGAGTGCCACGAATGATGCGGAGCCGGGATCGCCGTCGATGAACCGGACGGTATCCCCAGGTTGGCGGTGCCCGGCGAATTGCAGTTGGCGCCCATACTGTTTCGACCAGAAGTACGGTGCGGCGGGTGGTCCCTGCGGCGCACCGAGGATCGCCGACGCGACGACGCGGGCTTGTTGGGTGGCGTTCGTCCAATGCTCACTGCGGTGGTGGGCTCCGAGATGGACGTTGAAGGACGTCGCGCAGTCGCCGACCGCATACACGCCGGGTGCCCCGGTACGGCAGCCGTCATCGGTGCGAAATCCGTTCTCGACGGCGATCTCCGAATGCGTCAACCACTCGGTGTTGGGGATCGCACCTATCCCGACGACCACCACGTCGGCGGCCAGTTCGGTGCCGTCGTCGAGCACCACGCCCGTCACGCGCTCTTCGCCGGTCACCCCGGACACGCAGACGCCGGTCAGCAATGTCACGTCATTCAGCCCGTGCAGCGCCGTACATGCCGTCGCCACTTCTTCGCCGAGGACGCCGACCAGTGGCGCCGTGGACATCTCGACGACGGTGACTTCGACGCCGCGGCTCGCTGCGGTGCTGGCGACCTCGGCTCCGATGAACCCGGCACCCACGACCACCAGCCGCCGTGCGTTCTCGAGGGAACCGCGCAGCGCACGCGCATCGTCGACCGTGCGCAACGTGTGCACGCCGGGCAGTGGCCGACAACCGGGTAGTGAACGAGCCCGCGCTCCGGTGGCGAGCACGACCGCCTCGGCGGTCAGCGTGCTGCCGTCGTCGAGCGTCACGGTATGGCCGCCGCTGGCATCGGATGTCAGTCCCACGGCGGCGCGGCCAAGCACCCAATTGGCTTGCAGGGCGTCGATGTCATCCGACTCGGCCAGCTCGATCGACGGCTGGCCGGTCAGATACTCCTTGGACAGCGGCGGACGGTCGTACGGCATGTGCGGCTCGTCGCCGATGACGGTGACCGGGCCTTGGTAGCCGGCCGCACGCAGCTCGCGGACAGTGGATAGTCCGGCCAGGGATGCGCCGACCACCACGACCGATGTCGGGCAGCTCATGCCGCGTCCACCTCGAGCCAGATCTGACCGTCCTCGGCGCCGACGCCATAGGTGCGTACTGCAATTTTCGCGGGCGGGCCGGATACCTCGCCCGTGCGCAGGTCGAAACAGGACTCGTGTAGCGGGCACTCCACGGTGCAGTCCTCGACCCAGCCGTCGGCCAGCGACGCGTCCTGATGGGTGCAGGTGTCATCGATGGCGAACAGTCCAGAGTCGGTGTGGAAGATTGTGATCGGATCCAGCCCCGGTAACCGCACGGTGAGTACCTCGCCGACCGGTAGTGCATCGAGTTGCCCGACGACGATACGGCCGGAGATCGGCTCGGTCAGCGGCACAGAAGACGCATCCACGGCCAGTCCTTTCTTTGTTGCGATAGACGCAACACACTCTTATAACGCAACAGTATGCCAGTGTGAGCCGCCTCACGTCAATCCGTTGACATGGCCTGGACCGTGGGCGATTATTGATGCGAATGACGCGCACGTTGCGTATTCAGCAACAGCTCGGAGGCAAGATGCGCAAGGTCGCCACCACCGATGCCGCAGCCCATCCCATCGGACTCTTCGACACACGACGATTGGTGAATTCATGACGACAATCGACAACCCCGCTCCGGCAGCGACGGGTGGCAACCCTGACGGGGGAACCCTGGTTCGGACGCTGGGCGGCGAATACTATTACGACCCTGGGATTTTCCGCGCCGAGCAAGAGAACATCTTCGAGGCAATGTGGTTCTGCTCGGTGCGCAGTGCGGATCTGCCCGACCCGGGAGATTTCCGCAAGGTCCAGGTAGGCCGGGAGAGCGTGCTGATCGTCCGTGGCCGAGACAAGCAGCTACGTGCCTTCCTGAACATCTGCCGGCATCGCGGAGCGATGCTGTGCACCGAGGACTCCGGCGCAGTCAAGCGCCATCTGCGCTGCCCATACCATGCCTGGACCTACGGGCTGGACGGCAAGCTGGTCGCGGCGCCCAATCTGGGCGCGCTGAAGGACGACAATGGCGTCGACATCGACCGCACCGAATACGGTCTGGTGCCGGTCGCGCTCCGTGAGTGGCTCGGCTACGCCTGGGTCTGTCTGGCCGAAGAGCCGCCGTCTTTCGAGACCGACGTGATCGGTGCCGTCACTGAGCGGCTGGGTGATCCGACCGCGATCGACCACTACCACGTAGATGAGTTGTCGGTGGGCCGCCGCGTCGTCTACGACGTCGCCGCCAACTGGAAGCTCATCGTCGAAAACTTCATGGAGTGCTACCACTGCGCCACCATTCACCCTGAGCTCACCGAAGTGCTGCCGGAATTCGCCGACGGCCTTGCCGCCCAGTACTTCGTCGGCCACGGTGCCGCGTTCGGCGAGGACATCGACGGGTTCACCATCGATGGTCGGGCCGGTTTCGACACGATTCCCGGGGTGACCGACGATCAGCAACGCAAGTACTACGCGATCACGGTGCGGCCGACGGTATTCATCAACCTCGTGCCCGATCACGTGATCCTGCATCGGATGTTCCCGCTGGCCGCTGACCGCACAATCGTGGAGTGCGATTGGCTGTTCAGTCCCGACGTGGTGGCCTCGGGTCGCGACGTCGAGCATTCGATGGAGCTGTTCCACCGGGTCAACCAACAGGATTTCGACGCCTGTGAACGTACGCAACCGGCGATGTCGTCGCGGGCGTACCGAAACGGGGGGGTACTGGTACCCGCCGAGCACCACATCGGGGAGTTTCATCGGTGGACGCTGGACAAACTGGGCGACACCCGGCCGAAGGGCTAGCGGCGGGTGCGGCAGGCTGAACGGAAGACTCATATGCTCGCCTTGCACCCTTACACTGGACGCGCTATGAGCGTGCCCAGCAACAGCCGTCAGCCGGCCGCGGCTGTCCAGTCGGTCGACCGTGCCCTGCAGGTGCTCGAGATCCTGGCCAAGCTGCAGACGGCCGGGGTCACCGAGATCGCGGCCGAGATCGGCGTCCACAAGTCGACGGTGTCCCGGCTGATCGCGGTCCTGGAATCACGGGGATTCGTCGAGCAACTGTCCGACCGCGGCAAATACCAGCTGGGTTTCTCGATCGTGCGACTGGCCGGATCGACCACTGCTCGGATGGACCTGGTCAAGCAGTCCCAGGACATCTGTGATCAGGTCGCGGAGAGGACCGGTGAGAGCACCAACATCGCGATTCTCGACGGGGGCCGGATCATCAATATCGTCGAATCCGTCGGCCGGGGTGAAATCGCGCTGCGCAGCTGGGTCGGCCAGAGCTGCCCCGCACACGCCACGTCCAGTGGCAAGATCCTGCTGGCCGCGCTGCCGCCCTCGGAGGTGCGGGCCCGGCTGGGCCGCAGGCTGGACTCCTACACTCCTCGTACCATCGTCGATTTCGCCAGTCTCGGTACCGAACTCGAAGCCGCCAGGGAACAGGGATGGGCGCCGACGTGCGAGGAACTCGAGACCGGACTCAACGCGGTGGCGGCCCCGGTGCGCGATCACAACGGGTCCGTCATTGCCTCGCTGAGTATTTCGGGTCCGGCCTATCGGCTGGAGCAGTCCCGGTTCGATGAGATCGCTCGTGTGGCCATCGAAGCGGCCGAGCAGATCAGCCGGCGAATCGGCTACACCGGCTGAGGTGTGCAAGCCATCACGAGCACGCTGGTCGCGGGTCGGATGATTTGTTCGCCCGCAAACGGCCACAATGACGTCATCGAACACATCGGTTTTGATGATCTCGTCGCCCGCGTCGTTGCGCACGCCGAGCAGCCCGGCACGTCGATCGTCGGGATCGCCGGGCCGCCCGGTGCTGGCAAGACCACGCTCGCCGAGGCCGTGGTCGCCGCCACCACGGCGCGGCTGGGCGCGGCCGTTGTCGCCCACGTGCCGATGGACGGATTCCACCTCGCCGATGCCGAGTTGGGTCGCCTCGGTCGGCTGTCCCGCAAGGGCGCGCCCGACACCTTCGACGCCGCCGGGTACTCGGCACTGCTGCGACGGATCCGCAGTCCGCGCGGTGACGTGGTCTACGCGCCGGCCTTCGAGCGGGAGCTCGAGCAGCCCATAGCCGGCGCGATCGGGGTCGCGCCCGCAGCCCGGGTGGTCATCACCGAGGGGAACTACCTTCTTCTCGATGCGCCGCAATGGCGCGCAGTCGCAGCCGAGATCGACGAGATCTGGTACTGCACAGTCGATGACGCAGCGCGGGTGCGTCGGCTCATCGACCGTCACATCCGGTTCGGCAAATCCGTGGAGGCCGCGCGGCGCTGGGTGCAGGAGGTCGATGAGCCCAACGCCCGGCTGATCGCCGCCACCGCATCCCGAGCGGCCGGCATGGTGAGGACTGACCGCGTACCTCCGGCGACGAACTGGTCAGGAGAAGTGTCTCGCTGATCGCGACCGCGCCACGATGCCGCCGCGATGGTACGAGAATGTAGTTCTCGTTTACTCGGCGGCGAACCCTTGGGCGCAGAATTCCCACACTTCGTCGGCGGTGATCGGGTAGGGCCCGGTGCCGTCGGCGCCGCCGCTCGACTGCGCGACGAACATGACCGTCTGCATGGTCATCGCGGCCATCCGACGC encodes:
- a CDS encoding NAD(P)/FAD-dependent oxidoreductase produces the protein MSCPTSVVVVGASLAGLSTVRELRAAGYQGPVTVIGDEPHMPYDRPPLSKEYLTGQPSIELAESDDIDALQANWVLGRAAVGLTSDASGGHTVTLDDGSTLTAEAVVLATGARARSLPGCRPLPGVHTLRTVDDARALRGSLENARRLVVVGAGFIGAEVASTAASRGVEVTVVEMSTAPLVGVLGEEVATACTALHGLNDVTLLTGVCVSGVTGEERVTGVVLDDGTELAADVVVVGIGAIPNTEWLTHSEIAVENGFRTDDGCRTGAPGVYAVGDCATSFNVHLGAHHRSEHWTNATQQARVVASAILGAPQGPPAAPYFWSKQYGRQLQFAGHRQPGDTVRFIDGDPGSASFVALYERDGVATAVFAMDNPRLFTRHRKLIERQLAEQVAARTAAAHTAGFGADGLSDELAAT
- a CDS encoding nucleoside/nucleotide kinase family protein, producing MICSPANGHNDVIEHIGFDDLVARVVAHAEQPGTSIVGIAGPPGAGKTTLAEAVVAATTARLGAAVVAHVPMDGFHLADAELGRLGRLSRKGAPDTFDAAGYSALLRRIRSPRGDVVYAPAFERELEQPIAGAIGVAPAARVVITEGNYLLLDAPQWRAVAAEIDEIWYCTVDDAARVRRLIDRHIRFGKSVEAARRWVQEVDEPNARLIAATASRAAGMVRTDRVPPATNWSGEVSR
- a CDS encoding IclR family transcriptional regulator, with the protein product MSVPSNSRQPAAAVQSVDRALQVLEILAKLQTAGVTEIAAEIGVHKSTVSRLIAVLESRGFVEQLSDRGKYQLGFSIVRLAGSTTARMDLVKQSQDICDQVAERTGESTNIAILDGGRIINIVESVGRGEIALRSWVGQSCPAHATSSGKILLAALPPSEVRARLGRRLDSYTPRTIVDFASLGTELEAAREQGWAPTCEELETGLNAVAAPVRDHNGSVIASLSISGPAYRLEQSRFDEIARVAIEAAEQISRRIGYTG
- a CDS encoding cyclic nucleotide-degrading phosphodiesterase, with product MRLTVLGCSGSVVGPDSPASGYLVTAPDTVPMVLDFGGGVLGALQRHADPNAVNVLLSHLHADHCLDLPGLFVWRRYHPTPATERGIMYGPANTWARLGAASSPEGGEIDDFTDIFDVRNWVDGESVELGAVTITPRLVCHPTESYGMRFTDPFGATLVYSGDTGFCDALVDLARGADVFLCEASWTDDPSRPPRLHLSGAEAGRAAAAAGVGELLLTHIPPWTSREDVISEAKAEFDGPVHAVVCGEVFDITR
- a CDS encoding DUF3817 domain-containing protein; this encodes MTAPEPDTEVTTPKDTIRKALLGYRVMAWATGLWLIALCYEMVLKYIVQVDNPPSWIGIVHGWVYFVYLLFTANLAVKIRWPLGKTIGTLLAGTIPLLGIIVEHFNTIAIKERFSL
- a CDS encoding STAS/SEC14 domain-containing protein; this encodes MIELLPDLPDGVFGVRVSGHVSGDEMRQFRPAMDDLSKNSEIRIVEVIDSDYAGFGPGGLIEDLKLGLGLVAHHHSAFKRIAVVSDKDWVAHAMHAFAWMVPGELRVFGLDELDAAKEWAAG
- the rdgB gene encoding RdgB/HAM1 family non-canonical purine NTP pyrophosphatase — translated: MPELLVASRNPKKLAELRRVLDAAGVSGLSLLSLADVAPFDEAPETGATFEDNALAKATDGFRATGLACVADDSGIAVAALNGMPGVLSARWSGLHGDDAANTALLLGQLADVPDERRGAAFVSACALVSASGSTVVRGEWPGTVTREPRGDGGFGYDPVFLPDGSTLTAAELTPAEKDAVSHRGRALALLVPALRELAGE
- a CDS encoding aromatic ring-hydroxylating dioxygenase subunit alpha, coding for MTTIDNPAPAATGGNPDGGTLVRTLGGEYYYDPGIFRAEQENIFEAMWFCSVRSADLPDPGDFRKVQVGRESVLIVRGRDKQLRAFLNICRHRGAMLCTEDSGAVKRHLRCPYHAWTYGLDGKLVAAPNLGALKDDNGVDIDRTEYGLVPVALREWLGYAWVCLAEEPPSFETDVIGAVTERLGDPTAIDHYHVDELSVGRRVVYDVAANWKLIVENFMECYHCATIHPELTEVLPEFADGLAAQYFVGHGAAFGEDIDGFTIDGRAGFDTIPGVTDDQQRKYYAITVRPTVFINLVPDHVILHRMFPLAADRTIVECDWLFSPDVVASGRDVEHSMELFHRVNQQDFDACERTQPAMSSRAYRNGGVLVPAEHHIGEFHRWTLDKLGDTRPKG
- the rph gene encoding ribonuclease PH gives rise to the protein MSRREDGRLDDELRPVVITRGFTNHPAGSVLVEFGQTRVMCTASVTEGVPRWRKGTGQGWLTAEYAMLPAATHDRSDRESVKGRIGGRTQEISRLVGRSLRACIDLGALGENTIAIDCDVLQADGGTRTAAITGAYVALADAVTYLAAAGRLSDPRPLSCAIAAVSVGVVDGRVRVDLPYIEDSRAEVDMNVVATDTGTLVEVQGTGEGATFPRSTLDKLLDAALGACEQLFVIQREVLELPYPGVLPEGPAPKKAFGS
- a CDS encoding bifunctional 3-phenylpropionate/cinnamic acid dioxygenase ferredoxin subunit; translation: MDASSVPLTEPISGRIVVGQLDALPVGEVLTVRLPGLDPITIFHTDSGLFAIDDTCTHQDASLADGWVEDCTVECPLHESCFDLRTGEVSGPPAKIAVRTYGVGAEDGQIWLEVDAA